In a genomic window of Gossypium arboreum isolate Shixiya-1 chromosome 7, ASM2569848v2, whole genome shotgun sequence:
- the LOC108471510 gene encoding protein WHAT'S THIS FACTOR 1 homolog, chloroplastic — protein MIIPGILFKSQTSFPSIFNLKHNFKSFLNPKFTLQFNPISSLKVVWRKDWTLDKAIENDKRYKLCARVVKEVLNEPGQAIPLRYLDKSRERLRLNVRVKTFINNNPGLFDTYYDRIRPKSDLVPFLRPSNRLRNFLEEEKRIYDENEDLVVSKLCKLLMMSRYKVISMDKLVHAKREFGLPNDFLVNLVPKYSNYFRLTGSPGEGQSFLELVEWNPEFAKSVIEQRAEEESHLTGIRVRPNFNYKLPPGFSLRKEMREWVRDWLELDYISPYEDVSHLDQASREMEKRMVAVLHELLSLSLLKRVPVPILGKFTNDYRFSNAFSSAFTRHSGIFYMSLKGGIKTAVLREAYKGDELIDKDPLLGIKDKFVELLEEGWRERAEMLRVRREQVKKDMEMMAAKNGELSEQSCEEAEL, from the coding sequence ATGATTATTCCAGGTATTCTCTTCAAATCCCAAACCAGTTTTCCTTCCATTTTCAACCTAAAGCATAACTTCAAATCTTTCTTAAACCCTAAGTTCACCCTCCAATTTAACCCCATTTCAAGCCTCAAAGTTGTTTGGAGAAAAGATTGGACATTAGATAAAGCAATTGAAAACGATAAACGATACAAGCTCTGTGCCCGGGTCGTCAAGGAAGTCCTAAACGAACCGGGTCAAGCCATCCCACTCCGCTACTTAGACAAAAGCCGGGAGAGGTTACGCCTTAATGTCAGAGTTAAAACCTTCATTAACAATAACCCGGGTCTTTTCGATACATACTATGATCGGATTAGACCAAAATCCGATCTTGTCCCGTTTTTGCGGCCTAGTAATAGGCTGAGGAATTTCCTAGAAGAAGAAAAACGGATTTATGATGAAAATGAGGACTTGGTTGTTTCTAAGCTTTGTAAGTTGTTGATGATGTCTAGATATAAGGTGATTAGTATGGATAAATTGGTTCATGCGAAGAGGGAATTTGGTTTGCCAAATGATTTTTTGGTTAACTTAGTGCCCAAGTATTCGAATTACTTTAGGTTAACAGGGTCCCCTGGAGAGGGGCAATCGTTTCTGGAATTGGTTGAGTGGAATCCTGAGTTCGCTAAATCTGTTATCGAGCAAAGAGCAGAAGAGGAATCCCACTTAACAGGGATTCGAGTTAGGCCGAATTTTAACTATAAGTTACCACCGGGGTTTTCTCTTAGGAAAGAAATGAGAGAATGGGTTAGGGATTGGTTGGAGTTAGATTATATTTCTCCATATGAGGATGTGTCACATTTGGACCAAGCCTCACGAGAAATGGAGAAGAGGATGGTGGCAGTTTTGCATGAGCTGCTTTCCCTGTCATTGTTGAAGCGGGTTCCGGTGCCGATATTGGGGAAGTTTACCAATGACTACAGGTTTTCGAATGCTTTTTCTAGTGCATTCACGAGGCATTCAGGGATATTCTATATGTCACTAAAAGGTGGGATCAAGACTGCAGTGCTGAGAGAGGCATATAAGGGTGATGAGTTGATTGATAAAGATCCGTTACTTGGTATAAAGGATAAGTTTGTTGAGTTGCTGGAGGAAGGATGGAGGGAGAGAGCCGAGATGTTGAGGGTGCGAAGAGAACAAGTTAAGAAGGATATGGAAATGATGGCAGCAAAGAATGGGGAATTGAGTGAACAAAGTTGTGAAGAGGCAGAGCTCTGA
- the LOC108467263 gene encoding protein XRI1-like, with translation MNYNNDQEPWNPHGENHGIQKNYNLDPSHGAWTQVTLNEEDLSYMFDETTPVKDCEKLPYYVTHNDNITKELEQKRETSSQVKRRRMLQFDTHVVDSSLICNEMPSALLKPRERDDSIEEVLPGSAQWTAGFSEDASSSSYEGLDQSCEEWLAEYFNDAEMLLSSDELNLMGTSDVQIGISELCNSRPESAVDAVQKQAIQTPQNIVFKGRKFIIHAAPKLASSVAYPFAFIKPCGFHGDVTLKDINQRILTPPPSKSKQSNEDLAAAFPTSAFSGKPVVGKTKIRTEGGKGSITIMRTKG, from the exons ATGAATTACAACAATGATCA GGAGCCTTGGAATCCGCATGGGGAGAATCACGGTATTCAAAAGAACTACAATTTGG ATCCCTCCCATGGTGCATGGACTCAAGTGACCTTGAATGAGGAAGACCTTTCCTACATGTTTGATGAAACAACCCCTGTTAAAGATTGTGAAAAACTGCCTTATTATGTTACACATAACG ATAATATAACCAAGGAACTGGAACAGAAAAGGGAGACTTCTTCACAAGTTAAAAGGCGAAGAATGCTTCAGTTTGACACTCATGTAGTAGATTCTTCCCTCATCTGCAATGAGATGCCATCTGCACTCCTAAAACCAAGG GAGAGGGATGATTCGATTGAAGAGGTTTTACCTGGTTCAGCTCAGTGGACTGCTGGATTTTCAG AGGATGCATCATCTTCCAGTTACGAGGGTCTAGATCAGTCGTGTGAAGAGTGGCTTGCTGAATATTTTAACGATGCAGAGATGCTTCTTAGCTCTGATGAGTT GAATCTTATGGGCACATCTGATGTTCAAATTGGTATTTCAG AGTTGTGCAATTCCCGACCTGAGTCTGCAGTTGATGCTGTTCAAAAGCAGGCAATTCAAACTCCTCAAAATATTGTCTTCAAAG GTAGGAAGTTTATCATACACGCAGCCCCTAAGCTAGCATCTTCTGTTGCCTACCCATTTGCTTTCATTAAACCCTGTGGTTTCCATGGAGATGTTACCCTGAAGGATATAAACCAGCGAATCCTAACCCCACCACCATCAAAATCAAAACAAAGCAATGAAGATCTTGCTGCTGCTTTCCCCACTTCTGCTTTTTCTGGGAAGCCTGTTGTTGGCAAAACTAAAATTCGTACTGAAGGTGGAAAAGGCAGCATCACCATTATGAGAACCAAAGGCTGA